The Caloranaerobacter sp. TR13 genomic interval AACCTAATCCTATTTCTTATTTCTTTAATAATATTATCATCATTACAAAAACCATCTATAACTTTAATTTTAATGCCTTCTGGAAAATCTATTTTCTGTTTTATTTTATTAGCTATAATATTATTCTCTATATTAGTAGCTGTAGGCTTTAAATATACACAAAGTACTTCACCGACTCCATACTCTAGCACTTCTTTAACTACTTGAACATAATCTGGTTTTAATTTATCAAACCATGCTATTTTAATTTTAGATTCATCAAGCCCTAATTCTTCAACTAGATATGTTTTTACTTTTTTAGAAAACATTATTTGTTGTTTTATAGATTTAATCGAATTACTCTTATTAGACTCTCCCTGGCCTATTAATACTATTCCCGTATCTTTTATTTTTTTTGCATCTACTTTATTTGAAATTTTGTTTAAATATGAAATAGCTAAATATTCACTATTCCATAAAGGCTCAGTCCATCTAATCTGCACATTGTAATTATATAATCTTAGTTTTTCAATTCTCTTTTTTAATCCTGTAAATTGGCTCCCTTCAGAAAGAATTATAGGTACTATTATTATCTTATAATACCCTTTAGTAACTGAGTCAATAATTTTTTCTTCCACATATTCTGTGTCTTTTAAGTAAGCAATATTTACATAATATTCTTCTGGAAGCTCTTCTTTCAATTTTGCAACTAGTTTTTGCACATTTCTTTTATACTCACTTTTCCCTATCATATGGTAACTGTTCTTAATATTGTACAATTGAAAAGGCATACTTATTTTACTTAAAAAACTTTCATTTAGCAAAACATTAGTTATAGCTTTTGAAGGTATATATATAGGACTTTCGCCTTCAACAACTAATAGCACAGCTTTATCCTCATTTCGTCTATAAGTATTTAAACTAACAATTTTCATATCATATTTTTGAGTAAATAAGAATGTTAAAGATAAGATATAAGTTATTAAAACTACACAGATAAGTAAAAAAATATTCTTTTTTGACCTAAGAATTTTTCTCTGTTCTAATATATTAATAAAACCAATAAATGAAAGAAGCAAAAAGATATTTTCTAAAGTATTATCATATACAAAAAATAATACAATAAAAAAAATAAACATAATAATGTAAAATAGTAATTTATTTAAACTATTAATACCTGACATAACGACACCTACTTTATTTAAAATATATTTATAACTATTTTATGTATATTCTCATATTATTTAGAACTAAGCCTTTTAAGTCCAATGCAATACAATTAAAGTCAACAAAAATACATCTTATCAAATAGAACAATTTTGTAGTTGGATAATTTTTTTAAATGAAATTTGATAAAAATTGAAAGTCTGCAAAGTTATAATAATTTACAGGTCTGCATATTTTTTGTATAATAAAATTGTAGCATTTTAAAGAAGGTGATTATGTGGAACCAGCTAGGAGCAAAAAAATAATCTGGCTAGAAATTTTTTTGATTGTTGCAATCTTAGTTATTATTAACAAAAATTATTTATTTCCAAACAAACATTCTAATGTATTAAGTAATTTAATATTGAAAAATTGCGCGGATAAACAATTTGATAAATTATTAATAATGAAAGAATCTGGTTATCGTATAGTTTCAATAAGAAAAGATAATGACATAAAAAAAATAAATAAAATAATTGCTTATTTTGATAATTTTAAACTTTTAAATTATAATAAACGAATTCCTAATAATTACAGTGATACTTCTTATACCATTCGGCTTGAAAACAGTAAAACTTACGAAAGTTTAACCATTAGAATATTAAATAGTGAGTTTTTAACAATTTCTCTTGAAACCATTGTAAAAGAAAAGAAAAAGCCAAGCCTTACAATTTATAAAACCATTCATAATTACAATAAATATAAAATAACAGATAAGAAAATAGATCTAAAATATATTGACACTATATTTAACTCTTTAGCCTATGAAATAAAATAGAAATTATAAAAGCATTAACCTTTTTAGTCCCTAGAAATTTTATAACAATCTAAAATCCGGTCAATTGACCGGATTATTACATACTAGGTGTTATTCTCCGTATAATCTCTTTCACTTCATCTGCAAACTCACTCATACCTCTACCTTTATTTATTTCCTGAGCAATATCATCTATTCTTTCAAATAAATCAGGATCAGCAGTTACAGTTACATTTTTAATATTTTTATCAATTTGCTTCACCCTTGTTACTATTTGTTTTTTCAAATCCGTAACAACTTTCCCTTCTAAATCTTCCTCAATATCGACTCCTACTAATGCAGTATTGCCAGTTATTACTACAGTTGCATCATCTACACCTGGCAAGTCTACAATACTATCTGCAATTTTCTCTGCTCTTGTAGATAAAGACTTACCTGATTCTTCTTTAATATCTTCTAAATCTTTTCTTTCGATTTCGTTATCTATTATATTTCTTTCTTCTTGCTTAGGTCTTGGTAAATTAGGTTTCTCAGCTCCTCTACAGCCATAGGTAAATACTGTTATAATCATAGTAAATATAAATAACATAATTATTAATTTATTTTTTCTTATCATTTTATCACCTCCTAAATATAGGATTTACATATACAAAAATTTTAAACAAAAAAGAAAAAAATCTTTAATTCCTAAATTCATACATAAAATTCAAATGCTAATAAGTAAATTCTTTTGAAACTTTAAACGGCAGAAAACCTAACCCTCAAAGAGGTAAGATTTTCTGCCGCACTGATAAAATCGTTATATAAACACCAGATTATATAATACTAATATGATACTCTTTCTCCAGTAATCATATATATAATTCTTTCACAAATATTAGTAGTATGATCTGCTACTCTTTCAAGATATCTACCTATTAACAATAAATTTATTGTCTGAGGCATGTTTTTCTTATTTTTAGTTAAAAGCTCTAACAGTTCAATATAAATATCTTTATAGATATTATCTACGATTTCATCCTTTTGAGCTACTTCTTTAGCTAGTTTTAAATCTTCTTTAATATAGCTGTTTAAACTATTCTTTACCATTTCCTTCACTATATCAGCCATTTTAGGAATATCTATTAACGGTTTTATAAACTTTTCTTTACCTATTTTTATTACAACTTCAGCAATATTTACTGCATGGTCACCAATTCTCTCTAAATCCGTTATAATTTTTAAAATAGTACTTATTTTTCTTAAATCTCTTGCAATTGGCTGTTGAAGGGCTATTAAATCTAAACATTTTTCTTCTATCTGTACTTCTAAAGCATCGATTTTATCATCAATTTCTATAACCTTCTTTGCTTTCTCAATATCTTGTTCTATTAGAGATTGAATTGCTATATCTATTGCTTTTTCTACCATAGTCCCCATTTTTAAAAGAGAGTCATGTAATTCTTTTAATTGCTGATCAAAATGTTTTCTCATAATCCCACTCCTTAACCAAATCTACCAGTAATATAGTCTTCTGTTCTTTTATCTTCAGGCTTTGTAAATATCTTCTTAGTACTACCATATTCAATAAGCTCGCCCATTAAGAAAAATGCAGTATTATCGGATATTCTACCAGCCTGTTGCATAGAATGTGTTACTATAACTATAGTATACTCCTTTTTAAGGTCCTCTATCAACTCTTCTATTCTTAAGGTAGCTATAGGGTCTAATGCAGAAGTAGGTTCATCCATTAAAAGTACATCAGGTTCCATAGCTAAAGCTCTTGCAATACACAGTCTTTGTTGTTGACCACCTGATAAAGACCAAGCCGAACTATTCAATCTATCTTTTACTTCATCCCAAAGTGCCGCACCTTTTAAACTCTTCTCTACTATTTCATCTAGTTTTGATTTACTTTTTATTCCATGTCTTTTTGGTCCAAACACTATGTTTTCATAAATTGATTTAGGAAAGGGATTAGGTTTTTGAAATACCATACCTATTTTTCTTCTTAATTCTACAACATCAACATCAGGATCATATACATCCTTTCCTTCATATATTATTTCACCATCGTGTCTAGTACCTTCAATTAAATCGTTCATTCTATTTATCGTTCTTAAAAATGTAGATTTGCCACACCCTGAAGGTCCTATTAATGCTGTTACCTTATTTTCTTCTATATCTAAATTTATATTCTTTAACGCATGAAAATTTCCATAATAAAAGTTCAAATTTTTCACTTGAATTTTTTTATTCATTATAACCCTCCTTAAATTACATTGACACCCTGTTTTGATACTTATTACGCAAATATATAGCCAGTGAATTTATACCCAATAACAATACTAGTAATACTATAATAGCTGCTGCTGCTATATAATGAAAATCAGCTTTTGGCTTTGAAGTCCAACTATATATTTGCATTGGTAATGTAGTAAATGAATCAAATATCCCTTCAGGAGTATAAGCAATAAAAGTTACCGCTCCTACCATAAGCAATGGTGCAGTCTCCCCTAATGCTCTTGCAATCGCTAAAATAGTACCTGTTAAAATTCCAGGCATGGCATAAGGCAATAATACACCAGTAATCATCTGCCACTTAGTACATCCTAAAGCATAAGCTCCATGTTTAAGTTCTTTAGGTACACTTTTTATTGCTTCTTGAGCTGAAACTATAATTACAGGTAATATCAATAATGCTAATGTTAATGCACCTGATAAAATACTTCTCCCAAAACCTAAAGTGTTTACAAATATACCTAATCCAAGTATGCCGAAAACTATAGAAGGAACCCCTGCTAGGTTTGATATATTTATTTGAATTAAATTAGTTAACCAATTCTTTGGTAAGTATTCTTCTAGATATAAAGCCGAACCTACACCTATCGGAAAAGCAAATAGAGCAGTCAACGTAATAAGCCATAAACTCCCAAATAATGGAGCCTTAATGCCTGATTTTTTTGGAAATCTAGAGGCGAAATTCCTAAAAAAATCTATGTTTATCCATTTTAATCCATCGCTTAATATTTCTTTTAATAAAACTACTAAAACAACTAAACCAAATAAAGTTGCTAACAATACAAGCATATGGAAAATCTTATCCTGTAGCTTTCTTTTCGTAAGATTAGTCATTAATACTCCTCCCTGTATTTCTTAATGATAATTTTAGACACTACATTCATTAATAGAGTTATTATAAAAAGCAACATACCAACAGCAAATATTGTTTTATACATCACACTACCATAAACTATATCACCAGAAGCTACCTGTACTATAAAAGCTGTCATTGTCTGTATACTTTCTAATGGATTTAAAGTTAATTTCGGAGTCGAACCAGCAGCTAATGTTACAATCATAGTTTCTCCAATAGCTCTCGATATAGCTAAAACAAATGAAGCAATTATGCTAGATAATGCTGCAGGAATAACCACCTTAGT includes:
- a CDS encoding CbiX/SirB N-terminal domain-containing protein, whose product is MSGINSLNKLLFYIIMFIFFIVLFFVYDNTLENIFLLLSFIGFINILEQRKILRSKKNIFLLICVVLITYILSLTFLFTQKYDMKIVSLNTYRRNEDKAVLLVVEGESPIYIPSKAITNVLLNESFLSKISMPFQLYNIKNSYHMIGKSEYKRNVQKLVAKLKEELPEEYYVNIAYLKDTEYVEEKIIDSVTKGYYKIIIVPIILSEGSQFTGLKKRIEKLRLYNYNVQIRWTEPLWNSEYLAISYLNKISNKVDAKKIKDTGIVLIGQGESNKSNSIKSIKQQIMFSKKVKTYLVEELGLDESKIKIAWFDKLKPDYVQVVKEVLEYGVGEVLCVYLKPTATNIENNIIANKIKQKIDFPEGIKIKVIDGFCNDDNIIKEIRNRIRLADMKVWN
- a CDS encoding YhcN/YlaJ family sporulation lipoprotein, encoding MIRKNKLIIMLFIFTMIITVFTYGCRGAEKPNLPRPKQEERNIIDNEIERKDLEDIKEESGKSLSTRAEKIADSIVDLPGVDDATVVITGNTALVGVDIEEDLEGKVVTDLKKQIVTRVKQIDKNIKNVTVTADPDLFERIDDIAQEINKGRGMSEFADEVKEIIRRITPSM
- the phoU gene encoding phosphate signaling complex protein PhoU; the encoded protein is MRKHFDQQLKELHDSLLKMGTMVEKAIDIAIQSLIEQDIEKAKKVIEIDDKIDALEVQIEEKCLDLIALQQPIARDLRKISTILKIITDLERIGDHAVNIAEVVIKIGKEKFIKPLIDIPKMADIVKEMVKNSLNSYIKEDLKLAKEVAQKDEIVDNIYKDIYIELLELLTKNKKNMPQTINLLLIGRYLERVADHTTNICERIIYMITGERVSY
- the pstB gene encoding phosphate ABC transporter ATP-binding protein PstB, with the translated sequence MNKKIQVKNLNFYYGNFHALKNINLDIEENKVTALIGPSGCGKSTFLRTINRMNDLIEGTRHDGEIIYEGKDVYDPDVDVVELRRKIGMVFQKPNPFPKSIYENIVFGPKRHGIKSKSKLDEIVEKSLKGAALWDEVKDRLNSSAWSLSGGQQQRLCIARALAMEPDVLLMDEPTSALDPIATLRIEELIEDLKKEYTIVIVTHSMQQAGRISDNTAFFLMGELIEYGSTKKIFTKPEDKRTEDYITGRFG
- the pstA gene encoding phosphate ABC transporter permease PstA, with protein sequence MTNLTKRKLQDKIFHMLVLLATLFGLVVLVVLLKEILSDGLKWINIDFFRNFASRFPKKSGIKAPLFGSLWLITLTALFAFPIGVGSALYLEEYLPKNWLTNLIQINISNLAGVPSIVFGILGLGIFVNTLGFGRSILSGALTLALLILPVIIVSAQEAIKSVPKELKHGAYALGCTKWQMITGVLLPYAMPGILTGTILAIARALGETAPLLMVGAVTFIAYTPEGIFDSFTTLPMQIYSWTSKPKADFHYIAAAAIIVLLVLLLGINSLAIYLRNKYQNRVSM